A region from the uncultured Macellibacteroides sp. genome encodes:
- a CDS encoding GDP-L-fucose synthase — MDKNAKIYVAGHRGLVGSAIWNNLQAKGYTNLVGRTHRELNLLDGAAVKSFFDTEQPEYVILAAAKVGGIMANSVYRADFIYDNLQIQQNVIGESYRHGVKKLLFLGSTCIYPRDAVQPMKEDALLTGPLEYTNEPYAIAKIAGLKMCESFNLQYGTNYIAVMPTNLYGPNDNFDLERSHVLPAMIRKIHLGHCLLQNDWEAIRKDFNRLPVEGVTGDASETEIRAKLSKYGIYDSYVELWGTGKPLREFLWSEEMADASVYIMEKVDFADLKGISPEVRNCHINIGTGKEITIGGVANLIVKRVGYKGEIRYNTEKPDGTMRKLTDVSKLNALGWHHQIEIEEGVDKMYTWYTN, encoded by the coding sequence ATGGATAAAAACGCAAAGATATATGTAGCGGGTCACCGTGGTTTGGTAGGCTCTGCCATATGGAACAACCTGCAGGCAAAAGGTTATACCAACCTGGTGGGGCGTACCCACAGAGAACTGAATCTGCTTGACGGGGCAGCGGTGAAATCTTTTTTTGATACAGAACAACCGGAGTATGTGATTCTGGCAGCTGCCAAAGTAGGAGGCATTATGGCCAACAGCGTATACAGAGCCGATTTTATTTACGACAATCTGCAGATTCAGCAGAATGTAATAGGAGAGAGTTATCGCCATGGTGTAAAGAAGTTGTTGTTTCTGGGAAGCACTTGCATTTATCCAAGAGATGCGGTTCAGCCAATGAAAGAGGATGCCCTGCTGACGGGCCCACTGGAGTATACCAACGAACCCTATGCCATTGCCAAGATAGCCGGATTAAAGATGTGCGAAAGTTTCAATCTGCAGTACGGTACCAATTACATAGCTGTAATGCCAACCAACCTGTATGGACCGAATGATAACTTTGATCTGGAACGGAGTCATGTGCTGCCTGCCATGATCCGGAAGATTCATCTGGGGCATTGCCTTTTGCAGAACGACTGGGAGGCAATCCGTAAAGATTTTAATCGTCTGCCGGTAGAAGGTGTAACCGGAGATGCTTCAGAAACAGAGATACGGGCTAAACTTTCCAAGTATGGGATTTATGATTCCTATGTGGAATTGTGGGGAACCGGCAAACCGCTACGCGAATTTCTTTGGAGTGAAGAAATGGCCGATGCTTCTGTCTATATTATGGAAAAAGTAGATTTTGCAGATCTGAAGGGTATAAGCCCAGAAGTTCGTAATTGCCATATTAATATTGGAACTGGTAAAGAGATAACTATCGGAGGTGTTGCCAATCTGATTGTGAAACGGGTTGGTTACAAAGGCGAGATTCGTTACAATACGGAGAAGCCAGATGGTACTATGCGCAAGCTAACCGACGTTTCCAAGCTTAATGCGCTGGGATGGCACCACCAAATAGAAATAGAAGAAGGCGTTGACAAGATGTATACCTGGTATACAAATTAA
- the gmd gene encoding GDP-mannose 4,6-dehydratase, which translates to MSKVALITGITGQDGAYLAEYLLKLGYTVHGIKRRASMFNTDRIDHLYQDPHVENRNLILHYGDLTDSMNITRIIQEVQPDEIYNLAAMSHVKVSFDTPEYTANADGLGTLRILEAVRLLGLTNKTRVYQASTSELYGLVQEIPQKETTPFYPRSPYAVAKMYAYWITVNYREAYNMHASNGILFNHESPLRGETFVTRKITRAVSKIVLGMQQELFLGNLSSQRDWGHAKDYVRAMHAILQQDKPSDYVIATGVTTTVRDFVRLAFGETGLTVTFEGEGAAETGVITAIDEARFVAAVGESYLAEAKTLIGKTVVSVDPAYFRPTEVELLIGDPTKSKTVLGWEPKYDLKGLVEDMMRSDIKGMKKDSYLKEGGYRTLNYFE; encoded by the coding sequence ATGAGCAAAGTAGCTTTAATTACCGGAATTACCGGACAAGATGGTGCCTATCTGGCAGAGTATTTATTGAAATTAGGATATACGGTGCACGGCATCAAACGTCGTGCTTCTATGTTTAATACGGATAGAATCGACCATTTGTATCAGGACCCGCATGTTGAAAACCGTAACTTGATTTTACATTATGGGGATCTTACAGATTCCATGAATATTACCCGTATCATCCAGGAGGTGCAGCCGGATGAGATTTATAACCTGGCGGCCATGAGTCATGTGAAGGTGAGTTTCGATACGCCCGAATATACGGCAAATGCCGATGGATTGGGTACCTTGCGTATCCTGGAGGCTGTTCGCTTGCTGGGGCTGACCAACAAAACCCGCGTTTATCAGGCTTCAACATCGGAGTTGTACGGGCTGGTGCAGGAAATTCCTCAAAAAGAAACTACGCCGTTTTATCCCCGTTCGCCTTATGCGGTGGCTAAGATGTACGCGTACTGGATTACTGTAAACTACCGGGAAGCTTACAATATGCATGCCAGCAATGGTATCTTGTTTAACCATGAGTCGCCGCTACGTGGCGAAACTTTTGTTACCCGCAAGATTACCCGTGCGGTAAGCAAGATCGTTCTGGGAATGCAGCAGGAATTGTTCCTTGGTAACTTGTCGTCTCAGCGTGACTGGGGCCATGCAAAGGATTATGTGCGTGCCATGCATGCCATTCTGCAACAGGATAAGCCTTCGGATTATGTAATTGCCACAGGTGTTACAACCACTGTGCGCGATTTTGTTCGTTTGGCCTTTGGCGAAACGGGTTTGACTGTTACTTTCGAAGGTGAGGGTGCTGCCGAAACGGGTGTGATTACGGCTATCGACGAAGCTCGTTTTGTAGCTGCTGTAGGCGAATCGTATCTTGCAGAGGCTAAGACATTGATCGGAAAAACAGTTGTGAGTGTGGATCCGGCTTATTTCCGTCCTACAGAGGTGGAGTTGTTAATTGGCGATCCTACTAAGTCGAAGACTGTATTGGGCTGGGAACCAAAATATGACCTGAAGGGATTGGTTGAAGATATGATGCGTAGCGATATCAAGGGAATGAAAAAGGATTCGTACCTGAAAGAAGGCGGATACCGTACGCTTAATTATTTTGAATAA
- a CDS encoding SusD/RagB family nutrient-binding outer membrane lipoprotein, whose protein sequence is MRFKSIIAAALIGTTLFTSTGCKDDFSDTNTDPSVINKGDIRFLFTNGLQNFEPQGYLTWFYNGANTSKWVQSYASTGSNGDMFNVMGAVGGQGEMTVNVLKSAREVSYLLDNMDPAEAAKYQYIKHMFSPILVYLGMFDTDMYGDMPYTEAVMARYTNPMLLTPKYDTVDELYTIWYDQLVEAVNVLTNPVVVNGTTITQTALGAQDFVYGGNAAKWAKFANSLKLKLAVRLLHQNKAKALAIAKEAASNPAGLMTSLTDDFVYNKGSQEYHFGDDVSLGAPSKQLVDLMINSRDPRVRFFYQKNDFNSKVVQAFFDTNKELPSYIAANVESEVVNGKKVFKAWKGAGEPWVRYYGIPVEVMASQKGEYKDYFDSNLWKISMGGKEKTYTPYAYFNREMVQGMKDYTFPDAPNVSVTQDIVDQPWYGMFYSAAEVNLYLAELKLIGADLPGTAADYFKNGVELSVKAYDKLASLNKIPYYHSVYDANEKSIKLEDGEVATLLAKPAYQLTGNKAADLEKVYIQQYIHFVMIPNDQFVSVRRSGVPMVNSTILPYVRFSPTVDYVIPRRFEISAVEKSDLMYDIKMAAFARQGFSVGTNNDPVKLSAERVWQDKGAPNFGAGPNF, encoded by the coding sequence ATGAGATTTAAATCAATTATAGCCGCCGCATTAATCGGAACAACTTTGTTTACTTCAACAGGTTGTAAAGACGATTTTTCGGATACAAATACAGATCCTTCGGTAATTAACAAGGGCGATATCCGGTTTCTTTTCACAAACGGATTACAAAACTTTGAACCACAGGGTTACCTTACCTGGTTTTACAACGGAGCAAACACATCCAAGTGGGTGCAATCGTATGCCTCTACAGGAAGTAACGGAGATATGTTCAACGTAATGGGAGCTGTTGGAGGTCAGGGAGAAATGACTGTAAACGTACTGAAAAGTGCCCGCGAAGTTAGCTATCTGCTAGACAATATGGATCCGGCTGAAGCTGCAAAATATCAGTACATCAAACACATGTTCAGCCCGATTTTGGTTTATCTGGGTATGTTTGATACGGATATGTATGGTGATATGCCTTATACCGAAGCTGTAATGGCCCGCTATACCAATCCGATGTTGCTTACTCCAAAGTACGATACAGTGGATGAGCTGTATACAATCTGGTACGATCAATTGGTTGAAGCTGTTAATGTGCTAACTAACCCAGTGGTGGTTAATGGTACTACCATTACACAGACAGCCTTAGGTGCTCAGGATTTTGTGTACGGTGGTAATGCCGCAAAATGGGCTAAATTTGCCAACTCCCTTAAACTTAAACTTGCCGTTCGTTTGTTACACCAGAACAAAGCAAAGGCGTTGGCCATTGCGAAGGAAGCTGCATCAAACCCTGCAGGGTTGATGACTTCATTAACTGACGATTTTGTTTACAACAAAGGTTCTCAGGAATATCACTTCGGCGACGATGTAAGCCTGGGTGCTCCAAGCAAACAATTGGTTGACTTGATGATCAATAGCCGTGACCCGCGTGTTCGTTTCTTCTATCAGAAGAACGATTTCAACTCGAAAGTGGTTCAGGCTTTCTTCGATACAAACAAGGAATTGCCATCGTATATCGCTGCCAATGTTGAATCCGAAGTGGTAAACGGAAAGAAGGTTTTCAAGGCGTGGAAAGGCGCTGGCGAACCATGGGTACGTTACTATGGTATTCCAGTAGAAGTTATGGCTTCTCAAAAGGGTGAGTACAAAGATTATTTTGATAGCAATTTGTGGAAAATCAGTATGGGGGGTAAAGAAAAAACTTACACACCGTATGCTTATTTCAACCGCGAAATGGTACAAGGTATGAAAGATTATACATTCCCGGATGCTCCAAACGTATCTGTTACACAAGATATCGTTGACCAACCTTGGTATGGTATGTTCTATTCTGCTGCAGAAGTAAATCTGTATCTTGCAGAATTGAAATTAATCGGTGCAGATCTTCCTGGTACAGCTGCCGATTACTTTAAAAATGGTGTGGAATTATCAGTTAAAGCTTACGACAAGTTGGCTAGCCTGAATAAGATTCCTTACTATCATTCAGTATATGATGCAAACGAAAAGAGCATCAAACTGGAAGATGGTGAGGTTGCAACACTACTTGCAAAACCTGCTTATCAGTTGACTGGTAACAAGGCTGCAGATTTGGAAAAGGTTTATATCCAACAGTACATTCACTTCGTAATGATTCCTAACGATCAGTTTGTAAGTGTTCGTCGTTCGGGTGTTCCTATGGTAAACAGTACAATTCTTCCTTATGTGAGATTCTCACCAACGGTTGATTATGTAATTCCAAGACGTTTCGAAATCAGTGCAGTTGAGAAAAGTGATTTGATGTACGACATCAAGATGGCAGCATTTGCTCGTCAGGGATTCTCTGTCGGAACCAACAATGATCCTGTAAAATTGAGTGCAGAACGCGTATGGCAAGACAAAGGTGCTCCTAACTTTGGTGCAGGTCCTAATTTCTAA
- a CDS encoding SusC/RagA family TonB-linked outer membrane protein, whose product MKIAFILLCLSINVVLASETYAQNTSLTINISEQSVANVLETIESQSDFHFFYNSKLVNVNRKVSVKATNKDVFAILDQLFKGTDVSYKVVDKDVILTKAATVPQVGNKVTGTISDLMGPVTGASVIVKGTTNGTISDINGNYSLEVSNGQTIQISFIGYTTQEIRYAGQPVVNVTLKEDSKLLDEVVVTALGMKREQKALGYAVTELKGDDLKNNSINPVASLQGKVAGVEISGSDGGMFGSTKIQIRGASTLKGNNQPIYVVDGVILDNSTGSVGDADWSANAGDYGNELKNLNPDDFETVSVLKGAAATALYGSRGLNGAVVITTKGGGKFKGFGVNFSQTIGIDHVFATPDLQNVYGEGAMAGYVDYGQKDPNGNYYRFDNLGQFVLNSQGKHSLIDTWGMSYGPKFDGSEIELYDKTPGYYNAQKNNFKDMYDLGFNSNTNVSVQGGNDKTTYFSSLSYKYAEGTLPNNSFDRLSMLVKATHKISDIVDIAGSVSFANSRPRNAQPNIGEGFASGTFNRSYNPDQYRNKYLGEHGGLASTNYGDTYGSVPGRDLWFNMYENEYTQKETAVRPMLEVNVKMADWVRFKAEANMNYYYNRGERKELGQGYANEGGSYRLSQSTKEQTTVAGTFTFNKPVNDFNVGGFIRGEYYNNFVQTLAVQTEGGLIVPGQYFLSNSKNPVSTGDSKISGTKQMLSAVFAANVSWKNQLFLDVTGRNDWSSALVYSSKSGNYSYFYPSVSGSWLLSETFEMPEWISLGKVRASWAQVGNDTQSYYINQGYTLGTTLQSNGSIYDLSVPTKAYDPSLKPERKNAWEVGIDWRFLDNRVNIDATYYKENTKDQIMDISVPSVSGIKQQLINAGNIQNQGVEIALNTIPFRNKDWEWNVDFTYTKNENKVIELHPNVANYIALRGDVAYGNYRIGSVAQVGGAYGLLLTDSKPAIDEATGKNILRFTNNGRTAYNARSGKIEEIGSLTPDFLGSVSTGLRYKNLSMRVALDMRFGGYVASFNNRYGMAYGYTETSLKYRDAEHGGVTWTSKFDGKTYSDGVIPDGIFAAGTKITQPNGSSVDVGGMTYADAMSAGYVEPSHASGYHYFSNSWGQGTVNEDWVTELNYIALREISFGYNVPQTFANKLGAKSMNLSLSARNLGYLYNTMPNNVNPEGVRGNDATEFRERSFSPYTANYMFTINVGF is encoded by the coding sequence ATGAAGATAGCTTTTATTCTTCTTTGTTTATCAATTAATGTAGTTTTGGCTTCTGAGACGTATGCGCAAAATACGTCTTTGACAATCAACATCTCGGAACAATCTGTTGCGAATGTTCTTGAGACTATTGAAAGCCAATCCGACTTTCACTTCTTTTATAATAGTAAATTAGTAAATGTAAATCGGAAAGTTTCTGTAAAAGCAACCAATAAAGATGTTTTTGCAATTCTTGATCAGTTATTCAAAGGTACAGATGTTAGCTACAAAGTGGTTGACAAAGATGTTATTTTGACTAAAGCAGCTACGGTTCCTCAGGTTGGAAATAAAGTTACCGGTACTATTTCAGATTTAATGGGTCCTGTTACGGGTGCTTCGGTAATCGTAAAAGGAACTACCAACGGTACCATTAGCGATATCAACGGAAATTATTCGTTGGAAGTTAGCAACGGACAAACCATTCAGATCTCTTTCATTGGTTATACAACACAGGAAATCCGTTATGCCGGTCAACCAGTTGTTAATGTAACCCTTAAAGAAGATTCAAAATTGTTGGACGAAGTTGTTGTAACTGCTTTGGGTATGAAGCGTGAACAAAAAGCGCTGGGTTATGCTGTAACCGAACTTAAGGGCGACGACTTGAAAAATAATTCTATCAACCCTGTTGCTTCATTGCAAGGTAAGGTTGCCGGTGTTGAAATCAGCGGTTCAGATGGTGGTATGTTTGGTTCAACCAAGATTCAGATTCGTGGTGCTTCAACATTAAAAGGAAACAACCAGCCTATTTATGTGGTAGATGGTGTGATCCTTGACAACTCAACTGGTAGCGTAGGTGATGCAGACTGGTCTGCAAACGCAGGTGACTACGGTAACGAATTGAAGAACCTTAACCCAGACGATTTCGAAACAGTATCTGTTTTGAAGGGTGCTGCTGCTACGGCTCTTTACGGTTCACGTGGTTTGAATGGAGCAGTAGTAATCACAACAAAAGGTGGTGGTAAATTCAAAGGTTTCGGTGTAAACTTCTCACAAACAATTGGTATTGACCATGTATTTGCTACACCAGATCTGCAGAATGTATATGGTGAAGGTGCTATGGCAGGATATGTTGACTACGGTCAGAAGGATCCAAACGGCAACTACTACCGCTTTGATAACCTGGGTCAGTTTGTACTGAACTCTCAGGGAAAGCACTCTCTAATCGATACTTGGGGAATGTCTTACGGTCCTAAATTTGACGGTAGTGAAATTGAATTGTATGATAAGACACCAGGCTACTACAATGCCCAGAAGAACAACTTCAAGGATATGTATGATTTAGGTTTTAACAGTAATACAAACGTTTCTGTACAAGGCGGTAACGATAAAACTACATATTTCTCTTCTTTGTCTTACAAGTATGCTGAAGGAACGTTGCCAAACAACTCATTCGACCGTTTGTCTATGTTGGTTAAAGCTACCCACAAAATCAGTGATATCGTTGATATCGCAGGATCTGTAAGCTTTGCCAATTCAAGACCTCGTAATGCTCAACCTAACATTGGAGAAGGTTTTGCAAGCGGTACATTCAACCGTTCTTACAATCCGGATCAGTACAGAAATAAGTACTTAGGCGAACACGGTGGTTTGGCAAGTACCAACTATGGTGATACCTATGGTAGTGTACCGGGCAGAGATCTTTGGTTCAATATGTATGAAAACGAGTACACCCAGAAGGAAACAGCTGTTCGTCCGATGTTGGAAGTGAACGTAAAAATGGCCGATTGGGTTCGTTTCAAAGCCGAAGCTAACATGAACTACTACTACAACCGTGGTGAAAGAAAAGAATTGGGACAAGGTTATGCCAACGAAGGCGGTAGCTACAGATTGTCTCAGTCAACAAAAGAACAGACTACAGTTGCGGGTACATTTACCTTCAACAAGCCAGTAAACGATTTCAACGTGGGTGGTTTCATCCGTGGTGAATATTACAACAACTTTGTTCAGACTTTGGCTGTACAGACTGAAGGTGGTCTTATCGTACCGGGTCAGTACTTCTTAAGTAACAGTAAAAACCCTGTTTCTACAGGCGACTCAAAAATATCTGGTACAAAGCAGATGTTATCTGCCGTATTCGCTGCTAACGTATCATGGAAGAATCAATTGTTCCTTGATGTTACAGGTCGTAACGACTGGTCTTCTGCTCTTGTATACTCCAGCAAGTCTGGTAACTATTCATACTTCTATCCATCGGTTTCTGGTTCTTGGTTGTTGAGCGAAACGTTCGAAATGCCGGAATGGATTTCATTGGGTAAAGTACGTGCTTCTTGGGCACAGGTAGGGAACGATACTCAATCGTACTATATCAACCAAGGGTATACTTTGGGAACTACCTTACAGAGTAACGGAAGTATCTATGACTTGTCTGTTCCTACAAAGGCTTACGATCCAAGTTTGAAACCTGAACGCAAGAATGCATGGGAAGTTGGTATTGACTGGCGTTTTCTTGACAACCGCGTAAACATCGACGCTACTTACTACAAGGAAAATACCAAGGACCAGATTATGGACATTTCTGTACCAAGTGTATCTGGTATCAAACAACAGTTAATTAATGCCGGTAACATTCAGAATCAAGGTGTGGAAATTGCATTGAATACAATCCCCTTCCGTAACAAAGATTGGGAATGGAATGTAGATTTCACCTATACAAAGAACGAAAACAAGGTAATTGAACTACACCCTAACGTGGCAAATTACATTGCTTTACGTGGTGATGTTGCTTATGGAAACTACCGTATCGGTTCTGTAGCCCAGGTGGGCGGAGCTTACGGTTTGTTGTTGACAGACTCAAAACCTGCCATAGACGAAGCTACAGGAAAGAATATATTACGTTTCACAAACAACGGTCGTACTGCTTACAATGCGCGTAGCGGAAAAATCGAAGAAATCGGATCATTGACTCCAGATTTCTTGGGTTCTGTATCAACAGGTCTTCGTTATAAGAACTTAAGCATGCGCGTTGCATTGGATATGCGTTTTGGTGGTTACGTAGCGTCTTTCAACAACCGTTACGGTATGGCTTACGGATATACAGAAACATCGTTGAAATACCGCGATGCAGAACACGGTGGTGTAACCTGGACCAGCAAATTTGATGGAAAAACTTATAGTGATGGTGTAATTCCTGATGGTATTTTCGCTGCCGGTACAAAGATTACTCAACCTAACGGTTCATCAGTTGACGTAGGTGGTATGACTTATGCTGATGCGATGTCTGCAGGTTATGTTGAACCTTCGCACGCTTCAGGTTATCATTACTTCAGCAACAGCTGGGGTCAGGGTACTGTTAACGAAGATTGGGTAACAGAATTAAATTATATCGCGTTGCGCGAAATCTCTTTCGGATACAATGTTCCTCAGACTTTTGCAAACAAATTGGGTGCTAAGAGTATGAATCTGTCTTTGTCTGCCCGTAACCTTGGTTACCTGTACAATACAATGCCTAACAATGTAAATCCGGAAGGTGTTCGTGGTAATGATGCAACAGAATTCCGCGAGCGTTCATTCAGTCCGTACACTGCTAACTACATGTTTACTATTAATGTAGGCTTCTAA
- a CDS encoding FecR domain-containing protein, with translation MENTDPNNLDREPNDSLLLSYIKGTATASEKASVEAWIAENAENEKTVRQLGKIYFAQRTHERISSRDPQVAFEKVQKRINGKMRRIWVQRFVVAAACLVSVVFLLKITTRTQQPLQQQQAQLITVEANPGMRTHIHLPDGTMAYLNSGSTLTYTIPFDAKERKVALKGEAYFKVSHNPEQPFVVSVADDKMNIKVLGTEFNVQAYNDDDLIQTTLVSGAIDLHYQNSNGKMVGKLVKPSEKVVYDSHNGNVSVKTVNTAYDTAWMQGRLVFKETPLPEVLKKMTHYYNVTFSVVDPVIQTYNFTGTFDNRQLSQVLDYLKISSGIDYDIKQSNQDDSEGVNRTRIILRKRK, from the coding sequence ATGGAAAATACAGATCCCAATAATTTAGATAGAGAACCGAATGATTCGCTCTTGTTATCTTATATCAAAGGGACAGCTACGGCCTCAGAAAAAGCTTCAGTAGAAGCTTGGATAGCCGAAAACGCTGAGAATGAAAAAACGGTCCGCCAGCTTGGTAAGATATATTTTGCTCAAAGAACTCACGAGAGAATCTCTTCCCGCGATCCCCAGGTGGCTTTCGAGAAAGTCCAAAAACGAATCAACGGAAAGATGAGACGTATTTGGGTACAACGATTTGTTGTGGCAGCGGCTTGTTTGGTTAGCGTTGTTTTTCTATTAAAAATTACTACCCGTACGCAGCAGCCATTGCAACAGCAGCAGGCACAACTTATTACGGTGGAAGCAAATCCAGGGATGCGTACGCATATCCATCTTCCCGATGGAACGATGGCCTATCTTAATTCAGGAAGTACGCTTACCTATACTATTCCTTTTGATGCGAAAGAACGTAAAGTCGCACTTAAGGGAGAAGCCTATTTTAAAGTTTCCCACAATCCGGAACAACCCTTTGTTGTAAGTGTTGCCGATGATAAAATGAATATCAAGGTGCTTGGTACGGAATTTAATGTTCAGGCATATAACGACGACGATTTGATTCAAACCACTTTGGTGTCGGGAGCTATTGATCTGCATTACCAAAATAGCAATGGAAAAATGGTTGGAAAATTAGTAAAACCTTCAGAAAAGGTTGTCTATGATTCTCATAACGGAAATGTGAGTGTTAAAACTGTTAATACAGCCTATGATACAGCATGGATGCAAGGACGTTTGGTTTTCAAAGAAACGCCGCTTCCAGAAGTGCTCAAAAAGATGACACACTATTACAATGTTACCTTTTCTGTGGTTGATCCCGTTATTCAGACTTATAATTTCACCGGAACCTTTGATAACAGACAGTTGTCTCAGGTGCTTGATTATCTCAAAATATCGTCTGGCATTGATTATGATATCAAACAATCAAATCAGGATGATAGCGAAGGGGTGAACCGAACAAGGATAATCTTACGTAAAAGAAAATAA
- a CDS encoding RNA polymerase sigma-70 factor — protein sequence MEESVLLDELRRGSEIAYKQVFIKYYSPLCEYASQYISDDDAEELVQELMLFIWETRESILIESSLKSYLFIATKHRCLNFIKKNQYHEQVHSEIYEKLKDQFEDPDYYMLEDLSVQIQKAIDELPENYRETFALSRFGEQTNVQIAAMQGISVKTVEYRITQSLKILRVKLKDYLLVASWLF from the coding sequence ATGGAGGAATCAGTACTGCTTGATGAGCTGAGACGTGGAAGTGAAATTGCTTATAAACAAGTGTTTATCAAGTATTATTCTCCGTTATGTGAATACGCGTCGCAATATATTTCTGATGATGACGCAGAAGAATTAGTGCAAGAATTGATGCTATTTATTTGGGAAACCCGCGAATCGATTCTAATTGAAAGCTCTCTTAAATCCTATCTCTTTATAGCGACGAAACATCGTTGTCTTAATTTTATTAAAAAAAATCAATACCACGAACAAGTCCATTCTGAAATCTACGAAAAACTGAAAGATCAGTTTGAGGATCCGGATTATTATATGCTAGAGGATTTGTCCGTACAGATACAAAAAGCAATTGATGAATTGCCTGAAAATTATCGGGAGACTTTTGCATTAAGTCGGTTTGGAGAACAAACCAATGTTCAGATAGCAGCTATGCAAGGCATCTCAGTTAAAACCGTTGAATACCGTATAACTCAATCACTGAAAATTCTTCGCGTAAAACTAAAAGATTATTTACTGGTTGCCAGTTGGCTTTTTTAA
- a CDS encoding SGNH/GDSL hydrolase family protein translates to MKNMRQWLLIAGCVLVTSSLFAQAKDWAQFGRYAEANKTVKVPSKVVFMGNSITDGWWPNDSTFFINNQYVDRGISGQTTSEMLVRFRADVINLKPKAVVILAGTNDIAQNNGYISLENAFGNIVSMVELAKANNIKPILCSVMPAYEFGWRKGLEPAGKIIKLNAMIKAYADKNKIIYVDYHSALADERGGLPEKYSNDGVHPTLEAYKIMETIVQKAITKVIK, encoded by the coding sequence ATGAAAAACATGAGACAATGGCTTCTTATAGCCGGTTGTGTACTGGTTACTTCTTCTCTTTTTGCTCAGGCAAAAGACTGGGCGCAGTTTGGTCGTTATGCAGAAGCAAACAAGACTGTGAAAGTCCCTTCCAAAGTAGTTTTTATGGGTAATTCTATTACTGATGGCTGGTGGCCGAACGATTCAACTTTTTTTATCAATAATCAGTATGTAGATCGTGGAATCAGTGGACAGACTACTTCCGAAATGTTAGTTCGTTTCCGTGCCGATGTCATTAATCTGAAGCCTAAGGCTGTCGTTATTCTTGCCGGAACAAACGATATTGCTCAGAATAATGGTTATATATCATTGGAGAATGCTTTTGGAAATATCGTATCTATGGTAGAACTGGCTAAAGCGAATAACATTAAACCTATTCTTTGTTCTGTTATGCCTGCATATGAATTTGGATGGCGTAAAGGGTTGGAGCCTGCTGGTAAGATTATCAAATTAAATGCGATGATAAAGGCTTATGCTGACAAGAATAAAATTATTTATGTAGACTACCATTCAGCTTTGGCTGATGAAAGAGGCGGACTTCCCGAGAAGTATTCGAATGATGGAGTTCATCCTACTTTGGAAGCTTATAAGATAATGGAAACAATTGTTCAGAAAGCTATAACCAAAGTTATAAAGTAA
- a CDS encoding endonuclease/exonuclease/phosphatase family protein has translation MKKIINLLLSALMLTGCASESVVAQTKSTVKVATYNLRMDTEKDGENAWPNRKELVKNMVKTYDFDIFGTQEGFKHMLDGVNEVGGYTCFGGGREDGLDAGEHSAIFYKTDRFIKLDGGNFWYSETPEAPGLGWDATCCNRICSWLKLKDTVSGKEFFFFNSHFDHQGVVARRESSKLLLAKIKQIAGDNPVFSTGDYNATPESEPIKVILSDGFLKDSRVISKKAPVGTIGTTNGFKENSVANNRIDYVFVANGIQINSYGVLNDKPNGRFTSDHYPVMVEAEF, from the coding sequence ATGAAAAAAATAATAAATTTACTCCTGTCAGCTTTAATGCTGACAGGATGTGCTTCGGAATCAGTGGTAGCTCAGACAAAATCAACAGTAAAGGTAGCTACCTATAATCTTCGTATGGATACAGAAAAAGATGGAGAAAACGCTTGGCCAAACCGTAAAGAGTTGGTTAAAAATATGGTAAAGACATACGATTTTGATATTTTCGGAACACAAGAAGGTTTCAAACATATGCTTGATGGGGTGAACGAAGTTGGCGGTTATACTTGCTTCGGAGGAGGACGAGAGGATGGTTTAGATGCAGGAGAACATTCGGCTATCTTTTACAAAACGGATCGTTTTATAAAGTTGGACGGCGGTAATTTCTGGTATTCAGAAACTCCGGAAGCACCAGGTTTAGGATGGGATGCAACTTGCTGCAACCGCATTTGTTCCTGGTTAAAGTTGAAAGATACTGTTTCGGGTAAAGAGTTCTTTTTCTTTAACTCTCATTTCGACCATCAAGGTGTTGTAGCTCGCAGAGAATCTTCCAAGTTATTATTGGCTAAAATTAAGCAGATTGCCGGAGATAATCCGGTATTTTCTACTGGCGACTATAATGCAACACCCGAAAGTGAGCCGATAAAGGTTATTCTGTCGGACGGATTCCTTAAAGACTCCAGAGTTATTAGCAAGAAAGCTCCTGTTGGTACTATAGGAACTACGAACGGATTCAAGGAAAATTCTGTTGCGAATAACCGTATCGATTATGTATTTGTGGCAAATGGAATTCAGATTAACTCATACGGTGTACTGAATGATAAACCAAACGGACGTTTTACTTCGGATCATTACCCGGTAATGGTGGAGGCAGAGTTCTAA